The Chelonia mydas isolate rCheMyd1 chromosome 3, rCheMyd1.pri.v2, whole genome shotgun sequence genome includes a region encoding these proteins:
- the ZC3H12D gene encoding probable ribonuclease ZC3H12D, which produces MEAHLGKMEFFCKLGYGKQDICKVLENLGQGALEDDVLKELIRVGSRPAVQERQAQHPLPKLVPRGSCSSLAVPKQPEEEASDSSSHLRPIVIDGSNIAMSHGNKEVFSCRGIQLAVDWFKERGHKDIKVFVPLWRKEAPRFDSPITDQHILDELAKQTILVYTPSRKVKGRRVVCYDDRYIIKVAHEKDGVIVSNDNYRDLQSENPEWKWFIEKRLLMYSFVSDKFMPPDDPLGRHGPTLHNFLSKKPVFPFTRWQPCPYGKKCTYGSKCKFFHPERLHQAQLSVADELRAKTKASSQSLGTEEEKLKAAPTTAQGGNAPHGACIERLEEPNGATGGGSSTQSFAADWFHSTQQERSYTEHSARAWGDRLLCKLEPQQNVLHQDLQRDQRLMEKQLSELSLRDKIYSANRLADPSKRGDAMDSTHQCCNPRHNLYVTHHNHSLDCMCLQQCELPSHLCRHPAHPRPEHCCNVQMSAAQSQRIQYNVDRSQSTQGLQAQQQVTHSVRSPLNGPFPYSKREDGQYQRHLQNQPPIQPFLLDPRKEPSSFSYSPTSHSEYLPNHAPEPLAGERAHIRSVLCSVFPYDVVDRVMFLYPDLKDMASLILLIQRHKRL; this is translated from the exons ATGGAAGCGCACCTGGGCAAGATGGAGTTTTTCTGCAAGCTGGGGTATGGCAAGCAGGACATCTGCAAAGTGCTGGAGAATCTGGGCCAAGGGGCCCTGGAGGATGATGTGCTAAAAGAGTTGATTCGGGTAGGTAGCAGGCCTGCGGTTCAGGAGAGGCAGGCCCAGCATCCTCTCCCAAAACTTGTCCCCCGGGGGTCATGTAGCAGTCTGGCAGTGCCCAAGCAGCCAGAAGAAGAGGCAAGCGATTCTTCCAGTCACTTGAGACCTATCGTGATCGACGGCAGCAACATTGCTATGAG CCATGGGAACAAAGAAGTGTTCTCATGCCGGGGGATTCAGCTGGCAGTGGACTGGTTCAAGGAGAGAGGCCACAAAGACATCAAGGTCTTTGTCCCATTGTGGAGAAAGGAAGCACCACGATTTGATAGCCCCATTACAG atcaGCACATTCTTGATGAGCTTGCAAAGCAAACCATTCTCGTGTACACCCCATCCCGCAAGGTGAAAGGCAGGAGGGTGGTCTGCTACGACGATCGCTATATAATTAAAGTGGCCCATGAGAAAGATGGGGTGATTGTGTCCAATGACAACTACAGGGACCTCCAGAGTGAGAATCCTGAGTGGAAGTGGTTCATAGAGAAGCGGCTACTCATGTACTCCTTTGTCAGTGACAA GTTTATGCCTCCTGATGACCCACTAGGCCGTCATGGACCTACtcttcacaacttcctcagcaAAAAGCCAGTGTTTCCTTTTACTAGATGGCAGCCCTGTCCTTATG gaaaaaaatgcacATATGGCAGCAAGTGCAAATTTTTCCACCCAGAACGATTGCACCAAGCTCAGCTGTCAGTGGCTGATGAGCTCCGAGCCAAAACAAAGGCCTCCTCTCAAAGCTTGGGGACAGAGGAAGAAAAGCTGAAGGCTGCCCCGACTACAGCCCAAGGAGGGAATGCACCTCACGGTGCCTGCATAGAAAGGCTGGAGGAACCCAATGGTGCTACAGGTGGCGGCAGCTCCACTCAGAGCTTTGCAGCGGATTGGTTCCATTCCACGCAACAGGAAAGGAGCTACACCGAGCATTCAGCGAGAGCCTGGGGAGACAGGCTGCTCTGTAAGCTGGAACCCCAACAAAATGTATTACACCAAGACCTACAGAGAGATCAAAGGCTCATGGAAAAGCAGCTCTCTGAGTTATCCCTCAGGGACAAGATATATAGTGCAAATAGGCTGGCAGACCCCTCTAAGAGAGGGGATGCAATGGACAGTACCCATCAATGCTGTAATCCTAGACACAATCTATACGTAACTCATCACAACCATAGTTTGGACTGCATGTGCTTACAACAGTGCGAGCTGCCTTCTCATCTTTGTAGGCACCCAGCTCACCCTAGGCCTGAGCACTGCTGCAATGTGCAAATGTCAGCGGCGCAGAGTCAGAGAATCCAATACAATGTGGACAGATCTCAGTCCACACAAGGCCTACAGGCCCAACAGCAAGTCACACACTCTGTCAGGTCTCCTCTTAATGGCCCATTTCCCTACAGCAAACGTGAAGATGGACAATACCAAAGGCATTTGCAGAATCAGCCTCCCATTCAGCCATTTTTGTTAGACCCCCGCAAGGAGCCCAGCTCCTTCAGCTACTCACCCACTTCTCACAGCGAGTATCTCCCAAATCATGCTCCAGAGCCACTTGCTGGAGAGCGAGCGCACATCCGCAGTGTGCTCTGCTCTGTCTTCCCATACGATGTAGTGGATCGAGTTATGTTCTTGTACCCTGATCTCAAGGATATGGCTAGTTTAATTTTACTAATTCAAAGACACAAGCGCTTATGA